The following coding sequences lie in one Rutidosis leptorrhynchoides isolate AG116_Rl617_1_P2 chromosome 6, CSIRO_AGI_Rlap_v1, whole genome shotgun sequence genomic window:
- the LOC139852932 gene encoding protein PEROXIN-4 → MQASRARLFKEYKEVQREKVADPDIQLVCDDSNIFKWTALIKGPSETPYEGGVFQLAFSVPEQYPLQPPQVRFLTKIFHPNVHFKTGEICLDILKNAWSPAWTLQSVCRAIIALMAHPEADSPLNCDSGNLLRSGDVRGFQSMAKMYTRLAAMPKKG, encoded by the exons ATGCAG GCATCAAGAGCGAGGCTATTTAAGGAGTACAAGGAGGTGCAGAGGGAGAAAGTAGCTGATCCAGATATACAGCTCGTTTGTGATGACTCAAACATATTTAAATGGACTgcacttatcaag GGACCGTCGGAAACTCCTTATGAAGGTGGAGTCTTTCAGCTTGCGTTTTCTGTGCCAGAGCAATATCCTTTGCAACCTCCTCAAGTGAGGTTTTTAACTAAAATATTTCACCCAAATGTACATTTCAAG ACGGGAGAAATTTGCCTAGATATCCTGAAGAATGCTTGGAGTCCTGCTTGGACACTGCAGTCTGTTTGTAGGGCTATAATTGCGTTAATGGCCCATCCAGAAGCAGATAGCCCATTGAATTGTGAttcag GCAATCTTCTTCGATCTGGTGACGTTCGAGGATTTCAGTCTATGGCTAAGATGTATACCAGGCTTGCTGCTATGCCCAAGAAAGGCTGA